CAGCTTTAAATAATAGATAACAAGAAAAGTTAAATCAAAAAAATGTCCTACACAAATTGAATCCAAGAATGCCAATCTAGCAGCGTTAAGATAATTCTCAGCCTCTAGTGGTGATTCAATTTTTATTGCTTCTGTAGCAATTCTATGGGTACCAAAAATTATTTCACCTTCACGCAAATATTGATCTGCAGAAAGATTCATATTTCCAGCCCTAAGTTTTGCTAATTCATTTCGTAAAGATTTTTCCCAAGCCCAGCAAATTTCAGCAACACCTGATAATGCATCTTCATGTTCAGGTATCTGAATACTGCTATTAACCAGAATATTAAAATCGTTCTCTGTTAAATGTAGTTCACAAGTACTTAGAAACGATTCAATAGATATTCCTGGTTTAACATCAATCGATAAGAGAGGTAGAGAAGCTGCAGTAAAATAATACTGTCTCATATTCTAACTCTCCTTTACATCCTTAACAAAACCTGCAAGTGACGGACTTAAATATGTTGCCATCATTTCCCCAACACCTTCAGCAGAAAAATCATAGTATGCATTTCCATCTTTTTCTGATACTTTAAATCCTGCGCTTATTGTTTTTACAGGCTTAATTTCAAGTCCAGATTTTAATAAATCACCAAGTTTTTTTGAAATTACTTTTTTAACAGCCTCTTCATCATTTGCAGGTAGAAGAACTGATAAATTTGAGACTT
The sequence above is drawn from the Candidatus Delongbacteria bacterium genome and encodes:
- a CDS encoding DUF2764 family protein, producing MRQYYFTAASLPLLSIDVKPGISIESFLSTCELHLTENDFNILVNSSIQIPEHEDALSGVAEICWAWEKSLRNELAKLRAGNMNLSADQYLREGEIIFGTHRIATEAIKIESPLEAENYLNAARLAFLDSICVGHFFDLTFLVIYYLKLQILERMANFDRDKGFEKYQEIYKNIITAYEAGGSEI